One Pseudomonas sp. HOU2 genomic window carries:
- a CDS encoding TetR/AcrR family transcriptional regulator: MSTIRERNKELILRAASEEFADKGFAATKTSDIAAKAGLPKPNVYYYFKSKENLYREVLESIIVPILQASTPFNPDGVPSEVLSGYIRSKIRISRDLPFASKVFASEIMHGAPHLSADLVEQLNSQAKHNIDCIQSWIDRGQIAPIDPNHLMFSIWAATQTYADFDWQISAVTGKDKLDEADYEAAAQTIIRLVLKGCEPDQ; the protein is encoded by the coding sequence ATGAGCACAATCCGCGAGCGCAACAAAGAACTGATCCTGCGTGCCGCCAGTGAGGAGTTTGCCGACAAAGGCTTCGCTGCGACCAAAACCAGCGACATCGCCGCCAAGGCAGGATTGCCCAAGCCCAACGTCTACTACTACTTCAAGTCCAAGGAAAACCTCTACCGCGAGGTCCTGGAAAGCATCATCGTGCCGATCCTGCAGGCCTCGACCCCGTTCAACCCGGACGGCGTGCCGAGCGAAGTGCTCAGCGGCTACATCCGCTCCAAGATCCGCATCTCCCGCGACCTGCCCTTCGCCTCCAAGGTGTTCGCCAGCGAAATCATGCACGGCGCCCCGCACCTGAGCGCCGATCTGGTGGAGCAGCTCAACAGCCAGGCCAAGCACAACATCGACTGCATCCAGAGCTGGATCGACCGCGGCCAGATCGCCCCGATCGACCCCAACCACCTGATGTTCAGCATCTGGGCCGCGACCCAGACCTATGCCGACTTCGACTGGCAGATTTCTGCGGTCACCGGCAAGGACAAGCTCGACGAGGCGGATTACGAGGCGGCGGCGCAGACGATTATCCGGTTGGTGTTGAAGGGGTGTGAGCCGGATCAGTAA